A window of the Hevea brasiliensis isolate MT/VB/25A 57/8 chromosome 6, ASM3005281v1, whole genome shotgun sequence genome harbors these coding sequences:
- the LOC110641169 gene encoding extensin-2 isoform X3: protein MTSSGGGPTRGRLWPQLAMALAVVLVSSSVVSVYGDAYPYYSPPPPPYEYNSPPPPSPSPPPPYEYKSPPPPSPKPHYEYKSPPPPPYEYKSPPPPSPSPPPPYEYKSPPPPSPKPHYEYKSPPPPSPSPPPPYEYKSPPPPSPKPHYEYKSPPPPSPSPPPPYEYKSPPPPSPKPHYEYKSPPPPSPSPPPPYEYKSPPPPSPKPHYEYKSPPPPSPSPPPPYEYKSPPPPSPSPPPPYEYKSPPPPSPKPHYEYKSPPPPSPSPPPPYEYKSPPPPSPKPHYEYKSPPPPSPSPPPPYEYKSPPPPSPKPHYEYKSPPPPSPSPPPPYEYKSPPPPSPKPHYEYKSPPPPSPLPLPPYEYKSPPPPSPKPHYEYKSPPPPSPSPPPPYYYKSPPPPSPYPPPPYYYKSPPPPSPSPLPPYYYKSPPPPVHSPPPPYYYNSPPPPSPSPPPPYYYKSPPPPSPSPPPPYYYKSPPPPKKSPAPEPYYYKSPPPPSPSPPPPYYYKSPPPPSPSPPPPYYYKSPPPPSPSPPPPYYYKSPPPPPKSPAPVPYYYKSPPPPSPSPPPPYYYKSPPPPSPSPPPPYYYKSPPPPSPYPPPPYYYKSPPPPPKSPTPVPYYYKSPPPPSPSPPLPYYYKSPPPPPKSPAPVPYYYKSPPPPSPSPPPPYYYKSPPPPSPSPHPPYYYKSPPPPSPSPSPPYYYKSPPPPTKSPAPTPYYYKSPPPPKAYPPPYYYTSPPPPKAYPPPYYYTSPPPPVPYPHPHPHPHHFVVKVVGKVYCYRCYDWDYPKKSHDKKHLKGAVVEVTCKVGEKEIKAYGKTKINGKYSITVEGFEYGKYGAEACKAKLHKAPKDSPCNIPTNLHWGKKGAELKVKSKTKYEVVLYAKPFAYAPKTPYEECEKPKPKPTPAPYYYTSPPPPPPTYIYKSPPPPPPTYIYKSPPPPPYYYKSPPPPSPSPPPPYYYKSPPPPSPSPPPPYYYNSPPPPSPSPPPPYYYKSPPPPLPSPPPPYYYKSPPPPSPSPPPLYYYKSPPPPSPSPPPPYYYKSPPPPTKSPAPEPYYYKSPPPPSPSPPPPYYYQSPPPPSPSPPPPYYYHSPPPPVKSPPPPYYYHSPPPPVNSPPPPYYYHSPPPPVNSPPPPYYYHSPPPPVKSPPPPYYYHSPPPPVKSPPPPYYYHSPPPPVKSPPPPYYYHSPPPPVKSPPPPYYYHSPPPPVKSPPPPIYIYASPPPPTHY from the exons ATGACCAGTTCTGGTGGCGGCCCCACCAGGGGCCGTCTTTGGCCTCAATTGGCCATGGCATTGGCTGTGGTTCTTGTTTCGAGCAGTGTAGTTTCTGTTTATGGTGATGCATATCCTTATTATTCTCCACCTCCTCCACCCTATGAGTACAACTCTCCTCCTCCACCTTCTCCTTCTCCACCACCACCTTATGagtacaagtctccacctccaccaTCACCTAAACCTCACTATGAGTACAAGTCTCCTCCACCACCTCCTTATGAGTACAAGTCTCCACCACCACCATCTCCTTCTCCACCACCACCTTATGagtacaagtctccacctccaccaTCACCTAAACCTCACTATGAGTACAAGTCTCCTCCACCAC CATCTCCTTCTCCACCGCCTCCTTATGAGTACAAGTCTCCACCACCACCATCTCCCAAGCCTCACTATGAGTACAAGTCTCCTCCACCACCATCTCCATCTCCACCACCTCCTTATGAGTACAAGTCTCCACCACCACCATCTCCCAAGCCTCATTATGAGTACAAGTCTCCTCCACCACCCTCTCCATCCCCACCACCACCTTATGAGTACAAGTCTCCGCCACCACCATCTCCTAAGCCTCATTACGAGTACAAGTCTCCTCCACCACCATCTCCATCTCCACCACCTCCTTATGAGTACaagtcaccaccaccaccatctccTTCTCCACCACCACCTTATGagtacaagtctccacctccaccaTCTCCCAAGCCTCACTACGAGTACAAGTCTCCTCCACCACCATCTCCATCTCCACCGCCTCCTTATGAGTACAAGTCTCCACCACCACCATCTCCCAAACCTCACTACGAGTACAAGTCTCCTCCACCACCATCTCCATCTCCACCGCCTCCTTATGAGTACAAGTCTCCCCCACCACCATCTCCTAAGCCTCATTATGAGTACAAGTCTCCTCCACCACCCTCTCCATCCCCACCACCACCTTATGAGTACAAGTCTCCGCCACCACCATCTCCTAAGCCTCATTACGAGTACAAGTCTCCTCCACCACCCTCTCCTTTACCACTACCACCTTATGAGTACAAATCTCCACCACCACCATCTCCTAAGCCTCATTATGAATACAAGTCACCACCACCACCTTccccatcaccaccaccaccttaCTACTACAAGTCACCACCACCTCCATCTCCATATCCACCTCCACCATATTACTATAAATCTCCCCCACCTCCTTCACCATCACCACTACCTCCCTACTACTACAAATCCCCTCCACCACCAGTGCATTCTCCTCCTCCACCTTATTACTATAATTCCCCACCACCTCCTtctccatcaccaccaccaccttaTTACTACAAATCTCCACCGCCACCCTCACCATCTCCTCCACCACCATACTATTACAAATCTCCTCCACCACCTAAAAAATCACCTGCTCCAGAACCATATTACTATAAGTCTCCACCACCACCTTCACCATCTCCTCCACCACCATACTACTACAAGTCCCCACCACCTCCCTCACCATCTCCTCCACCACCATACTACTATAAGTCACCACCTCCACCTTCACCATCTCCTCCACCACCATACTATTATAAAtccccaccaccaccaccaaaaTCACCAGCACCAGTGCCATACTACTACAAGTCCCCGCCACCTCCCTCACCATCTCCTCCACCACCATATTattacaagtcaccacctccacctTCACCATCTCCTCCCCCTCCATATTATTATAAGTCACCACCACCTCCATCACCTTATCCTCCACCACCATACTATTATAAAtccccaccaccaccaccaaaaTCACCAACACCAGTGCCATACTACTACAAGTCCCCACCACCTCCATCACCATCTCCTCCACTGCCATACTATTATAAAtccccaccaccaccaccaaaaTCACCAGCACCAGTGCCATACTACTATAAGTCCCCACCACCTCCCTCACCATCTCCTCCACCACCATACTATTATAAGTCCCCACCACCACCCTCACCATCTCCTCACCCTCCTTATTACTATAAGTCTCCACCTCCTCCTTCACCATCTCCTTCCCCACCATACTATTACAAATCACCACCACCACCCACAAAATCACCAGCACCAACACCATACTATTACAAATCACCACCACCACCTAAGGCTTATCCCCCTCCATACTATTACACTTCTCCACCACCACCTAAGGCTTATCCTCCACCATACTACTACACTTCTCCACCACCACCCGTCCCTTACCCTCACCCACATCCCCATCCCCATCATTTCGTAGTGAAGGTGGTAGGAAAGGTGTACTGCTACAGGTGCTATGACTGGGATTATCCTAAGAAATCACACGACAAGAAGCATCTCAAAG GTGCTGTAGTGGAGGTCACATGCAAGGTAGGTGAAAAGGAGATCAAGGCCTATGGCAAAACCAAGATCAACGGCAAATACAGTATCACCGTCGAGGGCTTTGAGTATGGCAAATATGGAGCCGAGGCTTGCAAGGCCAAGCTCCATAAGGCACCCAAAGACTCACCATGTAACATTCCAACTAACCTTCACTGGGGCAAGAAGGGTGCCGAGCTCAAGGTGAAGTCCAAGACAAAGTATGAAGTTGTCCTCTATGCTAAGCCATTTGCTTATGCTCCTAAGACCCCTTATGAGGAGTGTGAGAAGCCTAAGCCTAAGCCCACACCTGCTCCTTACTATTACACTTCCCCACCACCACCTCCTCCCACTTACATCTACAAGTCTCCACCACCTCCACCGCCAACTTATATCTATAAGTCACCACCTCCACCGCCATATTACTACaagtcaccaccaccaccatctccatcaccaccacctccatacTATTACAAATCTCCCCCTCCACCGTCGCCATCTCCTCCTCCACCTTACTACTATAATTCACCACCACCCCCATCTCCATCACCACCACCTCCTTACTATTATAAATCTCCTCCCCCACCATTGCCATCTCCTCCTCCACCCTACTACTATAAGTCACCACCACCCCCATCTCCCTCACCACCACCTCTATACTACTACAAATCTCCTCCCCCACCATCGCCCTCTCCTCCTCCACCCTACTACTACAAATCTCCACCACCACCCACAAAATCACCTGCACCAGAACCATATTACTATAAGTCTCCACCACCTCCATCACCATCACCTCCACCTCCCTACTACTACCAATCTCCTCCTCCACCATCCCCATCTCCCCCTCCTCCATACTACTACCATTCACCACCACCACCCGTGAAATCACCTCCTCCACCATATTACTATCACTCACCACCACCACCCGTGAATTCACCTCCTCCCCCATACTACTACCACTCACCACCACCACCCGTGAATTCACCTCCTCCCCCATACTACTACCACTCACCTCCACCACCTGTCAAGTCACCTCCTCCTCCATACTACTACCACTCACCACCTCCTCCTGTCAAATCACCACCTCCACCGTACTACTATCACTCACCACCACCTCCTGTGAAATCACCTCCTCCTCCATACTACTACCACTCACCACCTCCTCCTGTAAAATCACCACCTCCTCCATATTACTACCATTCACCTCCTCCACCAGTGAAATCACCTCCTCCCCCAATTTACATTTATGcctcaccaccaccaccaactcACTACTAG
- the LOC110641169 gene encoding extensin-2 isoform X2 translates to MTSSGGGPTRGRLWPQLAMALAVVLVSSSVVSVYGDAYPYYSPPPPPYEYNSPPPPSPSPPPPYEYKSPPPPSPKPHYEYKSPPPPSPSPPPPYEYKSPPPPSPKPHYEYKSPPPPPYEYKSPPPPSPSPPPPYEYKSPPPPSPKPHYEYKSPPPPSPSPPPPYEYKSPPPPSPKPHYEYKSPPPPSPSPPPPYEYKSPPPPSPKPHYEYKSPPPPSPSPPPPYEYKSPPPPSPSPPPPYEYKSPPPPSPKPHYEYKSPPPPSPSPPPPYEYKSPPPPSPKPHYEYKSPPPPSPSPPPPYEYKSPPPPSPKPHYEYKSPPPPSPSPPPPYEYKSPPPPSPKPHYEYKSPPPPSPLPLPPYEYKSPPPPSPKPHYEYKSPPPPSPSPPPPYYYKSPPPPSPYPPPPYYYKSPPPPSPSPLPPYYYKSPPPPVHSPPPPYYYNSPPPPSPSPPPPYYYKSPPPPSPSPPPPYYYKSPPPPKKSPAPEPYYYKSPPPPSPSPPPPYYYKSPPPPSPSPPPPYYYKSPPPPSPSPPPPYYYKSPPPPPKSPAPVPYYYKSPPPPSPSPPPPYYYKSPPPPSPSPPPPYYYKSPPPPSPYPPPPYYYKSPPPPPKSPTPVPYYYKSPPPPSPSPPLPYYYKSPPPPPKSPAPVPYYYKSPPPPSPSPPPPYYYKSPPPPSPSPHPPYYYKSPPPPSPSPSPPYYYKSPPPPTKSPAPTPYYYKSPPPPKAYPPPYYYTSPPPPKAYPPPYYYTSPPPPVPYPHPHPHPHHFVVKVVGKVYCYRCYDWDYPKKSHDKKHLKGAVVEVTCKVGEKEIKAYGKTKINGKYSITVEGFEYGKYGAEACKAKLHKAPKDSPCNIPTNLHWGKKGAELKVKSKTKYEVVLYAKPFAYAPKTPYEECEKPKPKPTPAPYYYTSPPPPPPTYIYKSPPPPPPTYIYKSPPPPPYYYKSPPPPSPSPPPPYYYKSPPPPSPSPPPPYYYNSPPPPSPSPPPPYYYKSPPPPLPSPPPPYYYKSPPPPSPSPPPLYYYKSPPPPSPSPPPPYYYKSPPPPTKSPAPEPYYYKSPPPPSPSPPPPYYYQSPPPPSPSPPPPYYYHSPPPPVKSPPPPYYYHSPPPPVNSPPPPYYYHSPPPPVNSPPPPYYYHSPPPPVKSPPPPYYYHSPPPPVKSPPPPYYYHSPPPPVKSPPPPYYYHSPPPPVKSPPPPYYYHSPPPPVKSPPPPIYIYASPPPPTHY, encoded by the exons ATGACCAGTTCTGGTGGCGGCCCCACCAGGGGCCGTCTTTGGCCTCAATTGGCCATGGCATTGGCTGTGGTTCTTGTTTCGAGCAGTGTAGTTTCTGTTTATGGTGATGCATATCCTTATTATTCTCCACCTCCTCCACCCTATGAGTACAACTCTCCTCCTCCACCTTCTCCTTCTCCACCACCACCTTATGagtacaagtctccacctccaccaTCACCTAAACCTCACTATGAGTACAAGTCTCCTCCACCAC CATCTCCTTCTCCACCACCACCTTATGagtacaagtctccacctccaccaTCACCTAAACCTCACTATGAGTACAAGTCTCCTCCACCACCTCCTTATGAGTACAAGTCTCCACCACCACCATCTCCTTCTCCACCGCCTCCTTATGAGTACAAGTCTCCACCACCACCATCTCCCAAGCCTCACTATGAGTACAAGTCTCCTCCACCACCATCTCCATCTCCACCACCTCCTTATGAGTACAAGTCTCCACCACCACCATCTCCCAAGCCTCATTATGAGTACAAGTCTCCTCCACCACCCTCTCCATCCCCACCACCACCTTATGAGTACAAGTCTCCGCCACCACCATCTCCTAAGCCTCATTACGAGTACAAGTCTCCTCCACCACCATCTCCATCTCCACCACCTCCTTATGAGTACaagtcaccaccaccaccatctccTTCTCCACCACCACCTTATGagtacaagtctccacctccaccaTCTCCCAAGCCTCACTACGAGTACAAGTCTCCTCCACCACCATCTCCATCTCCACCGCCTCCTTATGAGTACAAGTCTCCACCACCACCATCTCCCAAACCTCACTACGAGTACAAGTCTCCTCCACCACCATCTCCATCTCCACCGCCTCCTTATGAGTACAAGTCTCCCCCACCACCATCTCCTAAGCCTCATTATGAGTACAAGTCTCCTCCACCACCCTCTCCATCCCCACCACCACCTTATGAGTACAAGTCTCCGCCACCACCATCTCCTAAGCCTCATTACGAGTACAAGTCTCCTCCACCACCCTCTCCTTTACCACTACCACCTTATGAGTACAAATCTCCACCACCACCATCTCCTAAGCCTCATTATGAATACAAGTCACCACCACCACCTTccccatcaccaccaccaccttaCTACTACAAGTCACCACCACCTCCATCTCCATATCCACCTCCACCATATTACTATAAATCTCCCCCACCTCCTTCACCATCACCACTACCTCCCTACTACTACAAATCCCCTCCACCACCAGTGCATTCTCCTCCTCCACCTTATTACTATAATTCCCCACCACCTCCTtctccatcaccaccaccaccttaTTACTACAAATCTCCACCGCCACCCTCACCATCTCCTCCACCACCATACTATTACAAATCTCCTCCACCACCTAAAAAATCACCTGCTCCAGAACCATATTACTATAAGTCTCCACCACCACCTTCACCATCTCCTCCACCACCATACTACTACAAGTCCCCACCACCTCCCTCACCATCTCCTCCACCACCATACTACTATAAGTCACCACCTCCACCTTCACCATCTCCTCCACCACCATACTATTATAAAtccccaccaccaccaccaaaaTCACCAGCACCAGTGCCATACTACTACAAGTCCCCGCCACCTCCCTCACCATCTCCTCCACCACCATATTattacaagtcaccacctccacctTCACCATCTCCTCCCCCTCCATATTATTATAAGTCACCACCACCTCCATCACCTTATCCTCCACCACCATACTATTATAAAtccccaccaccaccaccaaaaTCACCAACACCAGTGCCATACTACTACAAGTCCCCACCACCTCCATCACCATCTCCTCCACTGCCATACTATTATAAAtccccaccaccaccaccaaaaTCACCAGCACCAGTGCCATACTACTATAAGTCCCCACCACCTCCCTCACCATCTCCTCCACCACCATACTATTATAAGTCCCCACCACCACCCTCACCATCTCCTCACCCTCCTTATTACTATAAGTCTCCACCTCCTCCTTCACCATCTCCTTCCCCACCATACTATTACAAATCACCACCACCACCCACAAAATCACCAGCACCAACACCATACTATTACAAATCACCACCACCACCTAAGGCTTATCCCCCTCCATACTATTACACTTCTCCACCACCACCTAAGGCTTATCCTCCACCATACTACTACACTTCTCCACCACCACCCGTCCCTTACCCTCACCCACATCCCCATCCCCATCATTTCGTAGTGAAGGTGGTAGGAAAGGTGTACTGCTACAGGTGCTATGACTGGGATTATCCTAAGAAATCACACGACAAGAAGCATCTCAAAG GTGCTGTAGTGGAGGTCACATGCAAGGTAGGTGAAAAGGAGATCAAGGCCTATGGCAAAACCAAGATCAACGGCAAATACAGTATCACCGTCGAGGGCTTTGAGTATGGCAAATATGGAGCCGAGGCTTGCAAGGCCAAGCTCCATAAGGCACCCAAAGACTCACCATGTAACATTCCAACTAACCTTCACTGGGGCAAGAAGGGTGCCGAGCTCAAGGTGAAGTCCAAGACAAAGTATGAAGTTGTCCTCTATGCTAAGCCATTTGCTTATGCTCCTAAGACCCCTTATGAGGAGTGTGAGAAGCCTAAGCCTAAGCCCACACCTGCTCCTTACTATTACACTTCCCCACCACCACCTCCTCCCACTTACATCTACAAGTCTCCACCACCTCCACCGCCAACTTATATCTATAAGTCACCACCTCCACCGCCATATTACTACaagtcaccaccaccaccatctccatcaccaccacctccatacTATTACAAATCTCCCCCTCCACCGTCGCCATCTCCTCCTCCACCTTACTACTATAATTCACCACCACCCCCATCTCCATCACCACCACCTCCTTACTATTATAAATCTCCTCCCCCACCATTGCCATCTCCTCCTCCACCCTACTACTATAAGTCACCACCACCCCCATCTCCCTCACCACCACCTCTATACTACTACAAATCTCCTCCCCCACCATCGCCCTCTCCTCCTCCACCCTACTACTACAAATCTCCACCACCACCCACAAAATCACCTGCACCAGAACCATATTACTATAAGTCTCCACCACCTCCATCACCATCACCTCCACCTCCCTACTACTACCAATCTCCTCCTCCACCATCCCCATCTCCCCCTCCTCCATACTACTACCATTCACCACCACCACCCGTGAAATCACCTCCTCCACCATATTACTATCACTCACCACCACCACCCGTGAATTCACCTCCTCCCCCATACTACTACCACTCACCACCACCACCCGTGAATTCACCTCCTCCCCCATACTACTACCACTCACCTCCACCACCTGTCAAGTCACCTCCTCCTCCATACTACTACCACTCACCACCTCCTCCTGTCAAATCACCACCTCCACCGTACTACTATCACTCACCACCACCTCCTGTGAAATCACCTCCTCCTCCATACTACTACCACTCACCACCTCCTCCTGTAAAATCACCACCTCCTCCATATTACTACCATTCACCTCCTCCACCAGTGAAATCACCTCCTCCCCCAATTTACATTTATGcctcaccaccaccaccaactcACTACTAG
- the LOC110641169 gene encoding extensin-2 isoform X1, whose amino-acid sequence MTSSGGGPTRGRLWPQLAMALAVVLVSSSVVSVYGDAYPYYSPPPPPYEYNSPPPPSPSPPPPYEYKSPPPPSPKPHYEYKSPPPPPYEYKSPPPPSPSPPPPYEYKSPPPPSPKPHYEYKSPPPPPYEYKSPPPPSPSPPPPYEYKSPPPPSPKPHYEYKSPPPPSPSPPPPYEYKSPPPPSPKPHYEYKSPPPPSPSPPPPYEYKSPPPPSPKPHYEYKSPPPPSPSPPPPYEYKSPPPPSPSPPPPYEYKSPPPPSPKPHYEYKSPPPPSPSPPPPYEYKSPPPPSPKPHYEYKSPPPPSPSPPPPYEYKSPPPPSPKPHYEYKSPPPPSPSPPPPYEYKSPPPPSPKPHYEYKSPPPPSPLPLPPYEYKSPPPPSPKPHYEYKSPPPPSPSPPPPYYYKSPPPPSPYPPPPYYYKSPPPPSPSPLPPYYYKSPPPPVHSPPPPYYYNSPPPPSPSPPPPYYYKSPPPPSPSPPPPYYYKSPPPPKKSPAPEPYYYKSPPPPSPSPPPPYYYKSPPPPSPSPPPPYYYKSPPPPSPSPPPPYYYKSPPPPPKSPAPVPYYYKSPPPPSPSPPPPYYYKSPPPPSPSPPPPYYYKSPPPPSPYPPPPYYYKSPPPPPKSPTPVPYYYKSPPPPSPSPPLPYYYKSPPPPPKSPAPVPYYYKSPPPPSPSPPPPYYYKSPPPPSPSPHPPYYYKSPPPPSPSPSPPYYYKSPPPPTKSPAPTPYYYKSPPPPKAYPPPYYYTSPPPPKAYPPPYYYTSPPPPVPYPHPHPHPHHFVVKVVGKVYCYRCYDWDYPKKSHDKKHLKGAVVEVTCKVGEKEIKAYGKTKINGKYSITVEGFEYGKYGAEACKAKLHKAPKDSPCNIPTNLHWGKKGAELKVKSKTKYEVVLYAKPFAYAPKTPYEECEKPKPKPTPAPYYYTSPPPPPPTYIYKSPPPPPPTYIYKSPPPPPYYYKSPPPPSPSPPPPYYYKSPPPPSPSPPPPYYYNSPPPPSPSPPPPYYYKSPPPPLPSPPPPYYYKSPPPPSPSPPPLYYYKSPPPPSPSPPPPYYYKSPPPPTKSPAPEPYYYKSPPPPSPSPPPPYYYQSPPPPSPSPPPPYYYHSPPPPVKSPPPPYYYHSPPPPVNSPPPPYYYHSPPPPVNSPPPPYYYHSPPPPVKSPPPPYYYHSPPPPVKSPPPPYYYHSPPPPVKSPPPPYYYHSPPPPVKSPPPPYYYHSPPPPVKSPPPPIYIYASPPPPTHY is encoded by the exons ATGACCAGTTCTGGTGGCGGCCCCACCAGGGGCCGTCTTTGGCCTCAATTGGCCATGGCATTGGCTGTGGTTCTTGTTTCGAGCAGTGTAGTTTCTGTTTATGGTGATGCATATCCTTATTATTCTCCACCTCCTCCACCCTATGAGTACAACTCTCCTCCTCCACCTTCTCCTTCTCCACCACCACCTTATGagtacaagtctccacctccaccaTCACCTAAACCTCACTATGAGTACAAGTCTCCTCCACCACCTCCTTATGAGTACAAGTCTCCACCACCACCATCTCCTTCTCCACCACCACCTTATGagtacaagtctccacctccaccaTCACCTAAACCTCACTATGAGTACAAGTCTCCTCCACCACCTCCTTATGAGTACAAGTCTCCACCACCACCATCTCCTTCTCCACCGCCTCCTTATGAGTACAAGTCTCCACCACCACCATCTCCCAAGCCTCACTATGAGTACAAGTCTCCTCCACCACCATCTCCATCTCCACCACCTCCTTATGAGTACAAGTCTCCACCACCACCATCTCCCAAGCCTCATTATGAGTACAAGTCTCCTCCACCACCCTCTCCATCCCCACCACCACCTTATGAGTACAAGTCTCCGCCACCACCATCTCCTAAGCCTCATTACGAGTACAAGTCTCCTCCACCACCATCTCCATCTCCACCACCTCCTTATGAGTACaagtcaccaccaccaccatctccTTCTCCACCACCACCTTATGagtacaagtctccacctccaccaTCTCCCAAGCCTCACTACGAGTACAAGTCTCCTCCACCACCATCTCCATCTCCACCGCCTCCTTATGAGTACAAGTCTCCACCACCACCATCTCCCAAACCTCACTACGAGTACAAGTCTCCTCCACCACCATCTCCATCTCCACCGCCTCCTTATGAGTACAAGTCTCCCCCACCACCATCTCCTAAGCCTCATTATGAGTACAAGTCTCCTCCACCACCCTCTCCATCCCCACCACCACCTTATGAGTACAAGTCTCCGCCACCACCATCTCCTAAGCCTCATTACGAGTACAAGTCTCCTCCACCACCCTCTCCTTTACCACTACCACCTTATGAGTACAAATCTCCACCACCACCATCTCCTAAGCCTCATTATGAATACAAGTCACCACCACCACCTTccccatcaccaccaccaccttaCTACTACAAGTCACCACCACCTCCATCTCCATATCCACCTCCACCATATTACTATAAATCTCCCCCACCTCCTTCACCATCACCACTACCTCCCTACTACTACAAATCCCCTCCACCACCAGTGCATTCTCCTCCTCCACCTTATTACTATAATTCCCCACCACCTCCTtctccatcaccaccaccaccttaTTACTACAAATCTCCACCGCCACCCTCACCATCTCCTCCACCACCATACTATTACAAATCTCCTCCACCACCTAAAAAATCACCTGCTCCAGAACCATATTACTATAAGTCTCCACCACCACCTTCACCATCTCCTCCACCACCATACTACTACAAGTCCCCACCACCTCCCTCACCATCTCCTCCACCACCATACTACTATAAGTCACCACCTCCACCTTCACCATCTCCTCCACCACCATACTATTATAAAtccccaccaccaccaccaaaaTCACCAGCACCAGTGCCATACTACTACAAGTCCCCGCCACCTCCCTCACCATCTCCTCCACCACCATATTattacaagtcaccacctccacctTCACCATCTCCTCCCCCTCCATATTATTATAAGTCACCACCACCTCCATCACCTTATCCTCCACCACCATACTATTATAAAtccccaccaccaccaccaaaaTCACCAACACCAGTGCCATACTACTACAAGTCCCCACCACCTCCATCACCATCTCCTCCACTGCCATACTATTATAAAtccccaccaccaccaccaaaaTCACCAGCACCAGTGCCATACTACTATAAGTCCCCACCACCTCCCTCACCATCTCCTCCACCACCATACTATTATAAGTCCCCACCACCACCCTCACCATCTCCTCACCCTCCTTATTACTATAAGTCTCCACCTCCTCCTTCACCATCTCCTTCCCCACCATACTATTACAAATCACCACCACCACCCACAAAATCACCAGCACCAACACCATACTATTACAAATCACCACCACCACCTAAGGCTTATCCCCCTCCATACTATTACACTTCTCCACCACCACCTAAGGCTTATCCTCCACCATACTACTACACTTCTCCACCACCACCCGTCCCTTACCCTCACCCACATCCCCATCCCCATCATTTCGTAGTGAAGGTGGTAGGAAAGGTGTACTGCTACAGGTGCTATGACTGGGATTATCCTAAGAAATCACACGACAAGAAGCATCTCAAAG GTGCTGTAGTGGAGGTCACATGCAAGGTAGGTGAAAAGGAGATCAAGGCCTATGGCAAAACCAAGATCAACGGCAAATACAGTATCACCGTCGAGGGCTTTGAGTATGGCAAATATGGAGCCGAGGCTTGCAAGGCCAAGCTCCATAAGGCACCCAAAGACTCACCATGTAACATTCCAACTAACCTTCACTGGGGCAAGAAGGGTGCCGAGCTCAAGGTGAAGTCCAAGACAAAGTATGAAGTTGTCCTCTATGCTAAGCCATTTGCTTATGCTCCTAAGACCCCTTATGAGGAGTGTGAGAAGCCTAAGCCTAAGCCCACACCTGCTCCTTACTATTACACTTCCCCACCACCACCTCCTCCCACTTACATCTACAAGTCTCCACCACCTCCACCGCCAACTTATATCTATAAGTCACCACCTCCACCGCCATATTACTACaagtcaccaccaccaccatctccatcaccaccacctccatacTATTACAAATCTCCCCCTCCACCGTCGCCATCTCCTCCTCCACCTTACTACTATAATTCACCACCACCCCCATCTCCATCACCACCACCTCCTTACTATTATAAATCTCCTCCCCCACCATTGCCATCTCCTCCTCCACCCTACTACTATAAGTCACCACCACCCCCATCTCCCTCACCACCACCTCTATACTACTACAAATCTCCTCCCCCACCATCGCCCTCTCCTCCTCCACCCTACTACTACAAATCTCCACCACCACCCACAAAATCACCTGCACCAGAACCATATTACTATAAGTCTCCACCACCTCCATCACCATCACCTCCACCTCCCTACTACTACCAATCTCCTCCTCCACCATCCCCATCTCCCCCTCCTCCATACTACTACCATTCACCACCACCACCCGTGAAATCACCTCCTCCACCATATTACTATCACTCACCACCACCACCCGTGAATTCACCTCCTCCCCCATACTACTACCACTCACCACCACCACCCGTGAATTCACCTCCTCCCCCATACTACTACCACTCACCTCCACCACCTGTCAAGTCACCTCCTCCTCCATACTACTACCACTCACCACCTCCTCCTGTCAAATCACCACCTCCACCGTACTACTATCACTCACCACCACCTCCTGTGAAATCACCTCCTCCTCCATACTACTACCACTCACCACCTCCTCCTGTAAAATCACCACCTCCTCCATATTACTACCATTCACCTCCTCCACCAGTGAAATCACCTCCTCCCCCAATTTACATTTATGcctcaccaccaccaccaactcACTACTAG